CAAGACGCTGGGTGTGATCTTCCCGGCCACGCTGCAGTTCGGGACCGATGCCCCTGAAATCATGGAAGTCACGGGCGGCCGCTGCCGCATTCGCCTGGCCGGCCAGACCGAATGGCAGGAATACGCCACCGGTCAGCAATTCTCCGTGCCCGGTAACAGCAAGTTCGATATCGAGGTCGTCGAGACGCTCGATTACGTCTGCCACTACGGCTAACCGACGGCCAGCATCGCAGCCGCGCGAGCATGATCGACGTCTCGCGCGTTGCCCTCTCGGCCGGTTCAGCGCGGCCCGGCGCCGCTACTCACTATGTCGCGTCTGCCCCCCGAATCCGCCGACGATGCCGCCGGCGAACTGCCCTCCTCGGCGCCGGCATCGGCGCGCGATCCGTCCACGAGCACCACCCGCACGGCCCGCGCTAGCCGCGCCCGCCGCACTATCGGCGCTGCCGAGCCTCCCGACACTTCGCCGACACCGTCAAACGGCACGAACACCGATCTCGAGCCGAGCGACGTCCCCTTGCTGCCACCAGACGGCCGCACCCGCTCCGGCAAGGCGCCGGCGACGCGCGCCCGCAAGCCTCCATCGACGGCGAAGCGCAAAGACAGTCACGCCGACGCCAAGGGCGACCTCGACACGCCTGCCGGGACCGGCAACGGCTCACGGACTTCGGGCACGCCCACCCAATCCTCGAAACCTTTGCGCAGCCGGCGCGGCAATGCCAAGCACAAGGGTATCGATCTGGGATTGCAGGGCGGCGGCGCGCACGGCGCCTATGCGTGGGGCGTGCTGGACAAACTGCTGGAGGACGGACGCCTCGAGTTCGAAGGCATCAGCGGCGCGTCGGCGGGCACGATGAACGCCGTGGTCCTCGCGCATGGCCTGCTCGAACGCCCGGGAGTGGACCCACGCGAGAAGGCCCGCGAGGCACTGCACAGCTTCTGGCTCGGGGTATCGCAGGCAGGCTCGTCGGCAACGGCGTGGGCGCAAACCGTCTTCAGCTGGCTCAATGGCCGACCGACCGAGTATCCCGTGTGGCACGACTGGATGCAGAGCATGCAGCAATGGATGATGCCGTTCTCGCAGCCCACGACCGAGATCAATCCGCTGCGTACCGTGCTCGAAGCGCAGGTCGATTTCGAACGACTTCGCGAGAGTACGGCGACCCATCTGTTCGTGTCCGCGACCAACATCCGCACCGGCAACATCCGCATCTTCCGCACGCCGGAAATCACGCTCGACGTGGCGATGGCATCGGCGTGTCTGCCGTGGTTGTTCAAACCGGTGAAGATCGAAGAAGACTATTACTGGGACGGCGGCTATCTGGGCAACCCCGCGCTCTACCCGTTCTATTACGAGACGGTCACGAGCGACATCCTGATCGTCCACATCAATCCGATCGAGCGCAAGGAGAAGCCGGTATTGCCGGGGCAGATCATGAATCGCGTGAACGAGATCACGTTCAACGCTTCGCTGCAACGCGAGTTCCGCGCCATCTCCTTCGTCCACAAGCTCATCGACGAAGGCTGGTTGAAGCCGGAATTCCGCAAGCGTCTGAAG
The Pandoraea pulmonicola DNA segment above includes these coding regions:
- a CDS encoding pyrimidine/purine nucleoside phosphorylase, which translates into the protein MTQNATQFDNVSVIKRANTYFDGKCVSHTVLFPDGTRKTLGVIFPATLQFGTDAPEIMEVTGGRCRIRLAGQTEWQEYATGQQFSVPGNSKFDIEVVETLDYVCHYG
- a CDS encoding patatin-like phospholipase family protein, with the protein product MSRLPPESADDAAGELPSSAPASARDPSTSTTRTARASRARRTIGAAEPPDTSPTPSNGTNTDLEPSDVPLLPPDGRTRSGKAPATRARKPPSTAKRKDSHADAKGDLDTPAGTGNGSRTSGTPTQSSKPLRSRRGNAKHKGIDLGLQGGGAHGAYAWGVLDKLLEDGRLEFEGISGASAGTMNAVVLAHGLLERPGVDPREKAREALHSFWLGVSQAGSSATAWAQTVFSWLNGRPTEYPVWHDWMQSMQQWMMPFSQPTTEINPLRTVLEAQVDFERLRESTATHLFVSATNIRTGNIRIFRTPEITLDVAMASACLPWLFKPVKIEEDYYWDGGYLGNPALYPFYYETVTSDILIVHINPIERKEKPVLPGQIMNRVNEITFNASLQREFRAISFVHKLIDEGWLKPEFRKRLKYPLIHSIRADKELYDLSSSTKFVTDWHFLTTLRDRGREAASRWLDAHYGDVGVRSSVDLRRDYLQRLPDATAIKA